The genomic interval GATCAAGTCACAGTGGCGtgttttaaaacgttttttcagtaaagataattataataatcgtACACATGTTAATGATTTGCTTTATGAATTTCTGTGGAGAAGAGAAATAGACAAGAAAAACCGTGATCCTTTTGAGGAGTTAATAAGTGTTGTTAATAATTCATCTAACAAATGAAAAATGTCTGAAATGGGAATCCGGTTCCGGCGATCGTAGCATAAACACCGTACACCAAAGTCCTCtgcaaatattaaacaaatgctAGTGTAATAAGTGTCAAATAAAAGTGTCGCAAGAAGCAAGAATGGAAAGACTCGTGAATATGGCCCtggaaaataatttaaccaTACTAAATAGCGTTTACAAGAAAAGACATGCCAGGAAGTGGACCTGGATGTCGCCCGGTGGGACCTACCGTAATGAAATAGACTTCATAACCAGTAATAGACCCAATTCCTTTAAAGACACTAgcgtaataaataactttagctTCAATAGTAACCATCGCATGGtcaaagctatattatctgacAAACAGCAAAAGAAACAAAGGAACCACTTCCATCATGGGAAAAATGAGTGGACAGCTGATAACGCCTCAGAACATCACAACACccaaagaaaaagataaaacacaAGAAATTTACAACAAATATGTACTACAGAAAAACAACCAAGACAAAGATAAACAAATGTTCACTAAGCCCTAAAACAAAGGATCTCATTCAAAAAAGAAATGAACTGCTCATGAATAGAAAAAGTAAAGCAACATTAACGGAAATTACTAAACTAAGCAAAGAAATAGGCTGCAATTTAAAACAAGacaagtggaataaaataatcaaaatcattCAAAATCACATAACTAAAACTGGGGGTATTAATAAAGCACTCAAAGAATTAAGAGAAGTGACATCATgggtcccaaaattaaaaaaacaaaaacaacaaggAAGAACCAAGAAGACAGCCAATTTTAAAGATAGCAACAGACTGTTATCGAAAACTATAATCCACCGGAAACACCTTAAAATTCAATGTAAACCTAGTTGATGAAACTCTTGAAAGAGAAGTCCAACATGCTATTGAAACACAGAAAAATGATAAAGCTGCCGGACCTGATCATATAACTAATGAGATGATGAAAGCAACATTGTCAGAAACAACACCAAAACTAACCAACTTGTTATCTTATCCTAAATACGGAATACACACCTTCACAATGGACGTTAAGCTCAATAATACTCATCTACAAGAAAGGAGACAGATTGGACATGGGAAATTACCGGCCAATAAGTCTCATTTCAAACTTATACAAGGTGTTCTcgaaaataatactaaaacgCATCACTACAAAATTTGATGAACAACAGCAAATGAGAGCAAAAAGGTGGGCCTAAgaatgaacaaaacaaaaactaaaataataaaaaatagattaCAAATAAGTGTCTTTAAAGATCAGGAAGAAATGGAATATGTAAATTCCTATTTACATGACCATATGGATGCAGAAATAGAAAGGCGGATAGCCAATGCCTGGAAATAGTTCTGGTCTCTCAAAGAAGTGcttaaaagtaaacaatatacCACTGCAATGAAAAGGCAACTATACAACACATGCATATTACCCATCCTCACTTATGGTTGCCAGACCTGGGCCAACACAGAAACAAAGCCAAAAACTGACCACGTGCCAGAGAGCCATGGAGAGGAGTATGCTGGGCTACACCATAAAAGACAGAAAGAGAGCTACAGATTTAAGACAAATCACGAGACTAGAAAATGTCGTAgtcaaaactaataaaacttaAGTGAAGATGGGCAGGCCACATGATGAGAGACAGTAGGAATAAATGGACGAAAGATATTACCGAATGGAACTCTAGATTTCGAACAAAAAGGAAACGAGGAAGGCATAGAAAACGTTGGTCTGATGACATAAAAAAGAATGCAGGTACACTATGGCATAGATTAACTTACACAAGAGTAAAATGGAAAGAGCTGGAGGAGGCCTATGTGTCACAAGGACACGCTGACATCAAACCAGATAGGAGAAATAAAGAATGTATgctaaaaaacttaataataaattgtacacATTTATGTTGGCAATAAAGGCTTAAtaaggcggatgacggggagtagcgaccctgcggggctatatatccgagtgcttcAGGGAGaatatactgtcccccatctccggcctgccatATTTATTGTGGTCTCATTTTTATAACAACCCAGAAAGATATAGATTCTACTATAATGTTATTTCTCTTAGTATGCACGAGTGAGCAAAGCGAGCTCGGGACTTAAGGCACCCCGACTCGGACAGGTAAGGCtttgtggtatttttttttttaaccaccCAGAAGTGCTTGGTCCGTCGACTTTGCCTTTGTTTGTATTGATTAGAAGTACTTGCACTTGATTTTCCGACCGTAGTAGGTGATTATAAAGTGTTTGAGGTTAGGCTACAAATTctatttttctcaaaaatgttGCGTTACCTTATAACGGGAGTGGTACCAGGTCCACCCCCTCCCCTCCGCTCCGCCTGCCAAACGATACTataggacaatgctcatgaagtatgagaaaaaaacccaggcccggcgcaaaagaaatgtaactcaaaatataggtaaaaataagtaattaaatattacatagggggcattatcgaaatcagtggctatatgtgtgaaattgctatttgaattttaacatctgcggtacattgctactcaagattttagaggtaacataatgtattaattagtaaaaggaacagcaaacagatacagttgtggtttaagagtgtacatgTTTActtaatgacatgtttatagcaacttctccactattctacctacttttacaagataaataggatgatagaactaaaacaggatatgaatgtacttttcattttaataataacgcttaaaagtcatcgattctttatttctaacacgacgagatccaaaaatgttgcgggatgcgcgaactgttcctcatgtctagcccaccctaagtaatgtaaaacgctcatgacgcgatgacgtaggcgctgcagcctgtacttcggtattgatttatctttttggagaagcttattacttgccatattacttgtttgttgtttcagatagcactttaattaaactataagccccagctgctcatgttacccctttaaaaaatcaaatagcaatttcatacatttagccattgatttcgatgatgcctcctatgcagtatttcattacttattattacctctaatttgagttactttttgtttgccgccgggcttgggttttttttgagcattgtcctttttactgttaaaattaaaaaataacatctgGACTGTGAAATGCTGTAAAATCAAAAAAACTtctttatataatactagcttccactcgcGGCTGCGCCCGCAtgatgtgttgataaaaagtagcctatgtgttaatctagctagggtatcacctatctacatccCAAATTTCAACTGAATCGGTCCAGCCGTATTTACGTGGaagaacaaacatacatccatacattctcacaaactttcacatttataatattagtaggaagtaggatggTTTGGTATTTTCGTTTTCCAATTATAAGTTTGTCTACAAAACATTTCAGACAGGGGACGTCGTCGCTCCAGGTCTCGCACCCGTGACCAGAAGGACAGAGGAGGCAGGAGCCGCAATGAGCACAGAGAGAGACAGTCCAAGTGGGACAATAATGATAGACTTACTCAGCAGCAGAACCTGCAAgcacataataatatgataatgcAAGGTATGTCTTTTACTATATTTCATCATGTCATCTGTCTATCCTTTCTTTGCATTCAGTTGAACATAGTTGTATTCTATACTTTCTTAAATCTGGTTTTGCTTGTCAATGAGGTTAACAATAGCTgcctataaatatatgtataaacttttatataaactcTTTCTAGCCTTTGTTTAATCATCATGGAAAATTGAAGCCATGTACTAAGTGAAATCCAAATggatttttatatattgtttaaCTAGGTATCTTATAATTTCAGGAAATCAAATGATGCAGTACAACAACATGATGCAGAACATGCAAAACATGCAGAATCCCATGATGAACCAACCCATGGACATGCCAGGAATGGCCCCCATGAACTACCAGGCTAACATGATACAACAAATGATCATGATGAGTCCAACTGTGCAGATGACCACCCAGTCTCTTTACTTCTCCAACGGAGTCGTACTCCCCATGCTCCCGGGTACCACAGTCCCACCACGAAGGGACCCACTTCCCGGGTGTCGTACCATCTTCATCGGCGGTCTACCCCCTGGTATAGCCAAAGAAACCGTTcgtgaaatatttgaaaagttcgGTCCGGTCGACGATGTGAAGTTGCATAAGCAAGGAGTTTGTCATGTGCGGTtccagaagccagaaagtgtgGAGCACGCTTTCTTTATATCGGGTTGTCGTATCAAGTTTTATAATCAGCAGGATAGTGAGGCTGCCACTATTTTCATTGATTATGCTTTGGTAAGTGTAAGTATTATGTACCTAGTAGAAAATGGTAGAAATATTAAGTCTTTAGTTGTTAGCAAGGTCCTTCCTTgagtttttgttattatgtagCCTTCCTTGGTCTTTTCCTAGGCTCTATACTGTGTGTGTActaaatttcatttaatttggtGCAGTAATTTTAGTACATGGACAGTTACTGtcacattttaataacatttcttaactttgctttattttttctagAATCGCGAGGATCAGAATGAACACGAGAAGAACAAACGCAAGAGGTCCCCCACTCCACCGCGTGTTGAACAGTTCAGTGCAAACACTCTTGTGGCTATCGGGGAGAAGATCAAGAGTGACAATGAGTTCGCTGAGGCTGCACCAgtgagtaataaaataaagttcgCCTAAGCTGCAATTTACGTACAGAAcctttatataatatgtatgcaAAATGCGATTGTGTGGTGCGCTATTCATCTTAGATGAGCTCGACTCATATTTGTAAATGTCCTCATTTTCACTCGAATTTGTTTTTGCATCCAAGGGAAATGGTTGAATTAGCCAATTTCGATTTTGGCAAAAAAATCTGCATTATTAAAACGTCCACAAGTTTTGGTGTAAAAATTCAGCAATAGTTATACTTCAAACTAAAAAGCAGcaacacaattattttttatttacatcataCATAAAACTACATTTGCCGAcccatttcattattttcctgAGTTTTACACCGCAACAGTAGCATGTACATAACCATACACATTTCCTCTCCTCAGACCTTAGCAGCCTGGCTTGAACGTGGAGAATGCAACAAGAAGAACGCGAACACCTTCTACACGCTAATCCAAGCCGCCAACAACCAGCTCCGAAGACTCTTCAACGAAAAGATGCAAATAGATGACGAGTACCAGACTCTTAAGAACAGTATGAAAGACAAGTTCGGACATATTGTTACGCAGTGTAAGTAGTTAGTTTGTATAGCTTAGAATATGTGTGTCACATTGGTTGATCCGATGTGTATGTATGCTGATGGGAGGAGGATGGGAGACTTCAGAAGGAGATTAACCAAGAACCAGGCGTTTTTTCTAGATATAGTAGAATAACTGGTATATGCTGTATTGTTTAGTTATACTAGTGAAGAAATTGGAGGTTGCTGTAAGGAGTggcttctttttttattattagcaaCAGCTTGGTGATAGATAAGCAGCTGGCAGACGTAATAGTTGGTGTTACAAATGACAGTTTTGGAGTTTGCGAGACAttttcgtattatttttatacgtaaGTAAGCTTTTTAGCAGCGGGTGATGCAGTACAGCAGATGCAGGCGACCGTGTTCGTGACTTTCCCGGGCCATATGGCTTCTGCATTATATTCCCAAAAAAGGTTTTCAACAATTTGGACCAGTAAAGGAGATGGCTGTCGTGAAGGACCTATGCTGCCATATTTCTACAATTTAATGTAACCCTCGCCTACTGTGTGACGTCGTTGTAGGCAATGTATtattctcaactatgttgggatcggcttccagtctatctggatgcagctgactacTAGTGCTCTATATGgggcgacagcctatctgacctcctcaactcagttaaccaggcaacccgataccccttggtgaaAAACGCAATGGTTTTCTTCTTTTCGAGTGACCTGCAGATATCTGAgctttctcaaatccgcctgacagCTTCTGACGTGGagttgtaacaacgactgctactgggAAACAGTTGAATGCCGCTGTACCTACCCACCCAAGTTGGGCGGTGTAACACCACTACCTTCCAGACTCGgcgctgctttgtgaaagttgaCGAGCAATAGACCAATGCAACTGTGTAACAggtaaagtaaaaaagtttgCCCCAATTCATACAGGCGTACCTCTAGACTTCGTTAGCGTCTGTGGCTTTCATTACGGAGCACCAAGCAAGTGGTGTAATTTTGATCCACTACAGCTAGAGATGACGTACGTGACCCCTAGGCTTTCAGGACGAGAAAATGCAGATGCACCGTTGTTGGCGACCATACACTACGTAGGGTAGAATTAACAGGAATTTCTGTAGCTTCTATTTGAATAATAGGTTTCGAAGGGCGACAATTGCTGATGTTGGATCAACACAATGCAGAGGACCATGGAGGTAGAAGATCATCTTTAAAAATCGCAAAGATAATGATTGAGAAGGTATCATGTAAATAGAGAGAGGCTTTTGTCCAGAAAGCAGGTTAGGCCCCCCAAATGTTGTACAGTTTTCTGCCAGCCCCAATTAAACGCGTTTTAATGTGAGTATTCAACTACAATCAAAATAAGGTTGAGTTTATTGAAAACATATATATAACTACTTAGACCGATCAGTAAGTATAAATGCAACCAAAGTCGGCAAGGGAATTCTGAGCAGATAAATAGTGCACCTACGGAAATTACcaacaatttaaaacaacaaaattaaaatctttctGCTGCTGGTCATTCCAAACTTGGTTTGTTATCAAACCACGAAATGTCAAGGTAGACTATATATGGCATTAGCTATCGCTGTTTCCTGATGCATCTACAATATGCAATGTCAATTTCTAAGCTAAAGCAAgattaacaaacaaaatcatgTAGATTTTTCATCAACattgacattttatattttgtttgcatACAAAAGAACTCGGCAGAAATGGCATTACTGCattaaatacatagtaattaaGTCAAACAGAGTATAAAATGTCGGTGTTACTATTTTAATGTAAACCATTTGTCAACGCCCAGTCGAGCAGGTAGCGAAAATTCTGACGGCAGCTAAGATACAGCGGGTTTCCGACCATTTCTCCAAACAGCAGCGCCGGAACATTGAGATGTGGCTCAAAATGACTGAGGTACGTAACTTTTTTAATGTGCAAGAGCACGTATTAAAATGTACGTGTTCTTATATAAAttactgcctgtctgacctaattataaaataaggtAAATTCTTGCAAGATTGGTGTGAGCAACGATGAAATGGCCTAAATAAGTGCACCAGAGTCA from Helicoverpa armigera isolate CAAS_96S chromosome 19, ASM3070526v1, whole genome shotgun sequence carries:
- the LOC110382922 gene encoding ecto-NOX disulfide-thiol exchanger 2 isoform X1 yields the protein MNSWGNEQFGMQNMMHPMPNMMPNMMQPGPMVPPLIPPFNMMGEMNQMQMAPMPVVNPPQNNGAFIGPVIPQTEAVPASEAVEESNEQSEMQDKRHSRDRNERRDRDRRDDRGRRRSRSRTRDQKDRGGRSRNEHRERQSKWDNNDRLTQQQNLQAHNNMIMQGNQMMQYNNMMQNMQNMQNPMMNQPMDMPGMAPMNYQANMIQQMIMMSPTVQMTTQSLYFSNGVVLPMLPGTTVPPRRDPLPGCRTIFIGGLPPGIAKETVREIFEKFGPVDDVKLHKQGVCHVRFQKPESVEHAFFISGCRIKFYNQQDSEAATIFIDYALNREDQNEHEKNKRKRSPTPPRVEQFSANTLVAIGEKIKSDNEFAEAAPTLAAWLERGECNKKNANTFYTLIQAANNQLRRLFNEKMQIDDEYQTLKNSMKDKFGHIVTQFEQVAKILTAAKIQRVSDHFSKQQRRNIEMWLKMTEELDNIREEYNSLFDEDENEKVGSKNTVPLEKYEQLRVENENLSYELEGYKNEAHLAKDEAERKFEKFKAHFIAQQALQQNKQVYPPLPPPPMPNLTLETPVKPQPPPPLPDDQITSSEAVISSSEAKLISLLSAFLMVHPRGATLDYLASYVKSLTPGVTQSTVLEVLKKYNDVFQRKTTGVGACIEHKWCFSIFDNMKID
- the LOC110382922 gene encoding ecto-NOX disulfide-thiol exchanger 2 isoform X2, giving the protein MIMQGNQMMQYNNMMQNMQNMQNPMMNQPMDMPGMAPMNYQANMIQQMIMMSPTVQMTTQSLYFSNGVVLPMLPGTTVPPRRDPLPGCRTIFIGGLPPGIAKETVREIFEKFGPVDDVKLHKQGVCHVRFQKPESVEHAFFISGCRIKFYNQQDSEAATIFIDYALNREDQNEHEKNKRKRSPTPPRVEQFSANTLVAIGEKIKSDNEFAEAAPTLAAWLERGECNKKNANTFYTLIQAANNQLRRLFNEKMQIDDEYQTLKNSMKDKFGHIVTQFEQVAKILTAAKIQRVSDHFSKQQRRNIEMWLKMTEELDNIREEYNSLFDEDENEKVGSKNTVPLEKYEQLRVENENLSYELEGYKNEAHLAKDEAERKFEKFKAHFIAQQALQQNKQVYPPLPPPPMPNLTLETPVKPQPPPPLPDDQITSSEAVISSSEAKLISLLSAFLMVHPRGATLDYLASYVKSLTPGVTQSTVLEVLKKYNDVFQRKTTGVGACIEHKWCFSIFDNMKID